The DNA window TCAAAGGCTTGCTCAAGCATTCCCTGATTGCCTTTGACCGCCAATAAATAATCCGCTTCTTTATCAAGGGTTTTCTGCGCTATTTTCTTTTGGCAGCCCATTGCATCAATCGTAATCAAGCAGCCTTTTACATCTAGCAAGTCAAGTAGCTTGGGGATCGCGGTAATCTCGTTACTCTTAGAATCAACCTTCTGTTGCCCAATGCTCATTCCATTTGCTGTAGCAAAAGCGTTCACCATATGGATCGTTCCTTTGCCTTTCGAGCGGTCATAAGAACCGCGTAATGTTTTACCATCGATGGCAATAACTTCACCATCCGTCAGTGTATGGCAGTCCTTCATCCAGGCAATGAAGCTTCTTTGCAAAGCGACAGGATTAATCATACCCACCACACGAGACAACGTATCCGCAGAAGGAATTCCAGCTTCAAAGTGACCATATCTTTTAAGGAAATCTAAGCGAGCATGACCAAAATCGATAATGCCATCCCAGCCATCGTGACCCGACAAAACACCACAAATTGTCAGCAAAATAATGTCTGATAATTTATGTTCTACTTTGCTTTCTTGTCGATAGTCTTTAATGATTTGGAAATGCATAAATGGGTTGATTAACTCGCTCATATTTAGGCTCCTATATTGTCTAGGAGCTATTACAAAACAACAGAAATGATCTTCAAGGTGATCTTAAATTTCATCGGGTTACATCTAAAAACCACGGCTTGCGCATGAGTTAAATAATTGTTAAGTCCCAAATAACACGTGCTCTCGAAACTCTGTATTTAACGCACATTTCAATTGCCGCCTTTTCAAAGTGCCTTTCATTTCTACTAACTTTATCAAGTTCATGCACATTTGACGTATGCGCGAAAGATTCTCTGCCGCATGCTGATAAGTAATGCGGCTATCATCTTCTCCCATCACACAATCCAGCCACCAATGCATACTCTCTACACCCCAGTGACCACGACACAATTCGCCAAAACTAACCGGCGTCAGTTTCCTTCGATGAGATGAAATACCGAATACCAAGACTTCCCGATGTTTCACTATTCGACTTCTGGTAAGTTACTGCTATACATAATGTTTTTAAACCTTTCCAATCAACAGCAAAATCACCAAATTCTTGGGTAAATGGGACCGTGATGTATGTCCTTATCACTTTACGACCACGTTTACCTGCCTCTTCTTGCTCTACTGCGTGAGACGAATACTCTGCCAATTTCTCAAAAGAAAAATGAGATTGA is part of the Vibrio cidicii genome and encodes:
- a CDS encoding ISAs1 family transposase, which codes for MSELINPFMHFQIIKDYRQESKVEHKLSDIILLTICGVLSGHDGWDGIIDFGHARLDFLKRYGHFEAGIPSADTLSRVVGMINPVALQRSFIAWMKDCHTLTDGEVIAIDGKTLRGSYDRSKGKGTIHMVNAFATANGMSIGQQKVDSKSNEITAIPKLLDLLDVKGCLITIDAMGCQKKIAQKTLDKEADYLLAVKGNQGMLEQAFDDYFRMEMLQDFDGSAYSTQEKSHGRIETRVALVNRDLSVLGDIEHEWPGLKSMGIVASIRQESAVATEQDVSIRYYICSKELEAQTLLEATRSHWGVEVMHWSLDTTFCEDNSRIRADDRAEAFARIRQICLNLLKSETTFKGGIKRKRMKCAMDEKYLSKVLESLT